DNA sequence from the Phenylobacterium zucineum HLK1 genome:
AGCTTGGCGGCCGACGGCATCGGCGTGGTGGTGACCACCCATTACCTCGAAGAGGCGACCTTTTGTGATCGTCTCGGCCTGATGATGGACGGGCGGATGATCGCCCACGGCGCCTTGTCGGACTTGACGCAAACGCTCGGCTTGCAGCGCGCCAGCGTGGAGGATGTGTTTCTGGGCTTCATCGCCCGCGAACGGGCGAGGGCGGCGTGAACCTCCGCCGGCTCTTGGCCTTCTCGCGCAAGGAGGTCCTCGAGATCTCGCGCGATCCCTTCACCATCGGCGTGGCGCTGTTCATGCCGGTGCTGATGCTGTTCCTGTTCGTCTACGGCATCTCGCTCGACGTCGAGAACGCTCCCTTGGTGGTCGTCGACCAGGACAAATCGCCCGCCAGCCGGGAGCTGCAGGCGCGGTTCCTCAACTCCGGCTATTTCAAGCTCAAGGCCGCGCCGGACGACGCTCGATCCGCCGAGCATGCCTTGATGCGCGGCGAGACACGGGCGGCCTTGTTCATCCCGAAGGATTTCGGCCGCCGGCTCGCGGAAGGACAGTCGGCGCCTGTTCAGCTGATCGTCGACGGCACCTATGCGAGCAGCGCCGCCATCCTGTCGGCCTACGGCCGCGCCATCCTCTACGCCTTTCCGGGCGAGCTGCGATCGAGCGTCCGTCCGGAGGTGCGGGTCTGGTACAATCCGCAGCTGCGCAGCCGCAATTTCATCGTGCCGGGTCTCTTCGCCGTCATCCTGATGGCGTTTCCCCCGTTGCTCACGGCGCTGGCGGTGTCGCGCGAAAAAGAGCTGGGGACCATCGCACAGATCTACGCCTCGCCCCTGACCAAGGGCGAGTTCATCACCGGCAAGTTGCTGCCTTATGCGGGGATCGCGTTCGTGGAGCTGCTTATCGTCTTCGCCGGCGGGCTCCTGTGGTTCCAGGTGCCGGTCCGAGGCAGCTTCGCCCTCCTGGTCGCCGTGGGGCTGCTCTATGTCGTCTGCACGGTCAGCATCGGCCTCTTGGTCTCGACTCTCGTGCGCACGCAGCTGGCGGCGATGCTGGTGGCGCTGATCCTGACCATGATGCCGGCCTTTCTGTTCTCCGGGTTCGTCTATCCCATCTTCACGATGCCGAAGGCGTTCCAGGTCTACTCGGCGGCCTTTCCCACCCCCTACTTCCTCGACGTTTCGCGAGGGATTGTCCTGCGCGGGTCCGGACTGGCTGAGCTCTGGCCCAGCATCCTGGTCATCGCCGGCTACACGATCGTCGTGTGTGTGCTCGCCGCCTGGCGCTTCAACAAGAGGATCGCCTGATGCGGGGGCGGCTTGTCGGACTGCTCTCCAAGGAGTTCACGCATTTCCTGCGCGACCCGGTGATGCTGTTCGTCGTGATCTTCCTCTACACCGCCGAGCTGGTGATGTGCACCATGGCCTTGGGCTTCGACGTGCAGAACCTGAAGCTGGGCGTCATCGATCACGACCGATCGGTGGCGAGCCGCGCCTTGGTGGAGCAACTGGTCGCCGGCGACAGCTTCGTGCTCGTCGACCAGTTCTCGGCCATGGGCCAGACCCAAGAGCGGCTGCAGCGCGGAGCGCTGGACGTGGTCGTGGAGATTCCGCCCAATTTCGCCGCCCGGGTCGAGCAAGGCCGAGAAGCTGCGCTGGGCGTCGTGGTGGACGGCTCGAACGGCAACGTTGCGGCGCGCGCCAGAGCCTATGTCATCGAGATCGCCTTGCGATACGCCAGCGAACGCGCGCCGGACGCGGCGCGGACCGTCGCCGGCGTCAGCCCGGAAGTGCGGGTCTGGTACAATCCTGATCTCACCAACACCCGCTTCATGGCCCTCTCGATGCTCGCGCAGGCCGGACTCATGCTGGGCGTGGTCCTGCCGGCGGCGGCCCTGGTGCGTGAAAAACAGGGCGGCACCATCGAGCAGCTGCGCGTGACTCCCACCCGCGCGCATGAGCTCTTCATAGCCAAGGTAGCGCCAACGATTGTCATCTGCACCGGCGCCATCTTCCCCTCGCTGCTGATCGTGACCCTCATGGGCGTGCCCATGCGCGGCGACGTGCCCACCCTGTTGGCGCTCACCGTCGTCTTCCTGCTGAGCGCTGTCTCGCTCGGCGTCTTCGTGGGGATCATCACCAGCACGCTGCAGCAGGCGATGCTGCTGAGCTTCTTCGGGCTTTTCCCGCTTCTGTTCCTGTCCGGGACCATCGCGCCGATCGAGACGATGCCCCCCTGGCTGCAGACGGCCTCGCTGGCCAGTCCGCAGCGACACTATGTCGAGATCGTCGCCGGCCTCTTCCTGAAAGGGGCGGGTCTGGCGGAGCTCTGGGCGCACGCGGCGGCTCTGGTGGGGATCAGCGCCGCCATGTTCCTCGGCGGCTGGCTGCTGTTCCGGCGGCAATGGTGAGACGCGCCGCCAGACTGCGGAAAGGCAGGATCATGTCATGAGAATCGTCGTCTTCGAAGCCGAGGAATGGGAGCGTGAGGCGTGCCTGACCCTTGAGCCTGGGCACACTGTCGCCTGCACTCCCGACGCGCTGGCCGCAGAGGCGGCCGACCTCTTCGCGGACGCTCAGGTGATCAGTCCCTTCGTCAACTCAGACCTCAGTGCGACGGTTCTGCGGCGCTTCCCGCGCCTTGAGCTCATCGCCACGCGATCGACCGGGTACGACCAT
Encoded proteins:
- a CDS encoding ABC transporter permease encodes the protein MAFSRKEVLEISRDPFTIGVALFMPVLMLFLFVYGISLDVENAPLVVVDQDKSPASRELQARFLNSGYFKLKAAPDDARSAEHALMRGETRAALFIPKDFGRRLAEGQSAPVQLIVDGTYASSAAILSAYGRAILYAFPGELRSSVRPEVRVWYNPQLRSRNFIVPGLFAVILMAFPPLLTALAVSREKELGTIAQIYASPLTKGEFITGKLLPYAGIAFVELLIVFAGGLLWFQVPVRGSFALLVAVGLLYVVCTVSIGLLVSTLVRTQLAAMLVALILTMMPAFLFSGFVYPIFTMPKAFQVYSAAFPTPYFLDVSRGIVLRGSGLAELWPSILVIAGYTIVVCVLAAWRFNKRIA
- a CDS encoding ABC transporter permease, which codes for MRGRLVGLLSKEFTHFLRDPVMLFVVIFLYTAELVMCTMALGFDVQNLKLGVIDHDRSVASRALVEQLVAGDSFVLVDQFSAMGQTQERLQRGALDVVVEIPPNFAARVEQGREAALGVVVDGSNGNVAARARAYVIEIALRYASERAPDAARTVAGVSPEVRVWYNPDLTNTRFMALSMLAQAGLMLGVVLPAAALVREKQGGTIEQLRVTPTRAHELFIAKVAPTIVICTGAIFPSLLIVTLMGVPMRGDVPTLLALTVVFLLSAVSLGVFVGIITSTLQQAMLLSFFGLFPLLFLSGTIAPIETMPPWLQTASLASPQRHYVEIVAGLFLKGAGLAELWAHAAALVGISAAMFLGGWLLFRRQW